A genome region from Rattus norvegicus strain BN/NHsdMcwi chromosome 17, GRCr8, whole genome shotgun sequence includes the following:
- the LOC134482810 gene encoding spermatogenesis-associated protein 31A3-like, with the protein MLQAATLCPVSCSLLTDTISFCQLLRRDAWAQGSRTEAAKDHQPPRHSTEQSMANLPLVASFPLVKEHLLHKDSTLSPTLLNSLTCKESQTLTCDSTPPVTTMPKMHPLPRPCGPTSPSCPQDPVFCSPSETDQSMTPPPSPLPPPFPLISLPPPPPPLSLPPSLPPPLSLPPSLPPPPLSPPPSLPPPPLPPPPLPLFPPLSLPPPPSPPPLSLPLPLPSPPPPPPPPPQCEWKTQLVTSQSTSPPALPCPMASPPGLEYSNMSPSSSSWYKAAARTWCHSKWSQDDTLQEDLHFSFQEASLWTDPGYRQLEAGEPPFIKPDVQKILELQISKRVELKLWKEQGRESFDHALSCVGDMLQSWSSEQAITCKSEQLSGLHQLFSPRVFWNKSQKDCRHLYWGLPFLHSESLMATVSMVGSPLDSPAIFFNELSPYNLRQAERNAAPLLFSPKPLLQPLVPSNPLTTNVPCPRSPPGSGVKTLAPDPTSLPSLKPDPPPIRDSRASCPIDSKSQLIFPVAVQHLDQHLLKKNQESRSDLPSVVKMSQEVSHQLISTSLASQGQDSVLHPLKDFTDPQLKEHLEQHLKTRFWKHEDQKIQLSTYLMKSEDKLPGMGHAEDNRGTSCSSALAGKSSPHAQRVSAKGPEILQTGKDPCCDLTNGPGRPLRDTDGITEGSLATVLDSIAVTEVENSVRQPRSNSAGPQPGGPGEQQLQDTLRNHFSEHSHDNDSMVPVGTCPGIPGDHMVVPRENSETHLDNSEIEKPETNIETEKQKSLNDGSTFKDTSPGSPLLDPDVQQVLETHVSKHLVRHRWILPLRGLRALQLFKVNKAVALSLPQPPSPSQTSLKSRDDSVTKIAAVLGDPFQKGSEGDLKRKTVFQSQTPPSALNLEFPSGTRPSDKLCPSESPTNVQKSRVASLYRTRSLVVRDRHSDTVLGPRNDNPVPGPNLLKSDHASQESEGADLDLSHGLSVQGTIVDACPTTSRDKRELEEEGSCDWALNAEAREMSPTQSKEHLKGIESLKVNEKQSPSRAISQEPEDSVTAVFLQDCSTGMIFQDCGPEVLLEADLLASQASQSGFRTRSTTSKTSSRDMYPYFSRGGNVPKNIKSEEPWTSHIYDLTKYKEGFRGPRQDRHLSQTRPAQACWSDTRENNPSSLPEKTFGDRIKSFMTHIMSSKSKAQENFLHKHKASSVTSLSQGSVMSRVFLPPQVAEAQDLTISVRSILQEKVGVGHARTASKKSLHKDPPQAPMGRHVCLHRTATAERHETQGNTPKVHSQPSTDKWMDYTCQVQLLRESVIRTQACQHRLQPPCFPGTPVYSPWHCLCRSELSRKAKAFLHLSG; encoded by the coding sequence ATGCTCCAAGCTGCAACCTTATGTCCTGTCTCCTGCAGCCTGCTTACTGACACCATCAGCTTTTGCCAGCTCTTAAGAAGAGATGCCTGGGCTCAAGGATCCAGAACAGAAGCTGCCAAAGACCACCAGCCACCTAGGCATTCCACAGAGCAGTCTATGGCCAACTTGCCTCTAGTGGCCTCCTTCCCTCTGGTCAAGGAACACTTGCTGCACAAAGATTCAACTTTGTCACCTACCCTGCTAAATTCCCTTACTTGTAAGGAATCACAAACACTTACATGTGATTCTACCCCACCAGTGACGACAATGCCAAAAATGCATCCTTTACCACGACCATGTGGACCAACCTCCCCATCCTGTCCTCAAGATCCAGTGTTCTGCTCTCCATCCGAGACAGACCAAAGCatgactcctcctccttctcctcttcctcctccttttcctctgatctctcttcctcctcctcctcctcctctttcccttcctccctctcttcctcctcctctttcccttcctccctctcttcctcctcctcctctttcccctcctccctctcttcctcctcctcctcttcctcctcctccccttcctctttttcctcctctttctcttcctcctcctccatctcctcctcctctctctcttcctcttcctcttccttctcctccccctcctcctcctcctcctcctcaatgtGAGTGGAAAACACAACTAGTGACCTCACAAAGCACATCTCCTCCAGCTTTGCCTTGTCCCATGGCAAGCCCCCCAGGCCTTGAGTACTCAAACAtgtctccttcaagctcttcctggtACAAGGCGGCTGCCAGGACCTGGTGTCATTCTAAGTGGTCACAGGATGACACCCTGCAAGAGGATCTCCATTTCAGCTTCCAGGAGGCCTCATTGTGGACAGACCCTGGATACAGGCAGCTAGAGGCTGGAGAACCCCCGTTCATCAAGCCTGATGTGCAGAAGATCCTGGAGCTGCAGATTAGCAAGAGGGTAGAACTGAAGCTCTggaaagagcaaggaagggagagcTTTGACCACGCCTTGAGCTGTGTGGGTGATATGCTGCAGTCCTGGAGCAGCGAGCAGGCCATCACCTGCAAGTCAGAGCAGCTGTCAGGTCTCCATCAGCTCTTTTCCCCCAGGGTCTTCTGGAACAAGTCTCAGAAGGACTGCAGGCACCTTTACTGGGgcctcccctttcttcacagTGAGTCCCTTATGGCTACTGTCAGCATGGTGGGCTCACCACTCGACTCCCCTGCCATCTTTTTCAATGAACTCTCTCCTTACAACTTAAGACAAGCTGAGAGGAATGCAGCTCCACTGCTCTTCTCTCCAAAGCCCTTGCTTCAACCCTTGGTCCCTTCCAATCCTTTGACTACAAACGTGCCATGCCCCCGTTCTCCACCAGGGTCTGGAGTCAAAACCCTGGCCCCTGACCCAACCTCCCTCCCAAGCCTAAAACCCGATCCACCTCCAATTAGGGATTCCAGGGCTTCCTGCCCCATAGATTCAAAATCCCAACTTATTTTCCCAGTTGCTGTTCAACACCTAGATCAGCACCTTttgaagaagaaccaagaaagtAGGAGCGATTTACCTAGTGTAGTGAAAATGTCACAGGAAGTCTCTCATCAACTCATTTCCACCAGTTTAGCTTCCCAGGGACAAGACTCTGTTCTCCACCCCCTGAAGGATTTCACTGACCCCCAGCTCAAAGAGCACCTAGAGCAACACTTAAAAACCAGGTTCTGGAAACATGAGGACCAAAAGATCCAGCTATCTACTTATCTCATGAAGTCTGAGGACAAACTCCCAGGGATGGGTCATGCAGAAGATAATCGAGGGACTTCATGTTCCTCAGCACTGGCAGGAAAAAGCAGCCCGCATGCACAGAGGGTCTCAGCAAAAGGTCCAGAGATACTCCAGACAGGGAAGGACCCATGCTGCGATCTGACAAACGGTCCGGGAAGACCTCTGAGAGATACTGATGGGATCACAGAGGGATCACTGGCCACAGTTCTAGACTCGATCGCTGTGACAGAGGTGGAGAACTCTGTGAGACAGCCAAGAAGCAACTCAGCAGGTCCCCagccaggaggaccaggagagcaGCAGCTACAAGACACACTGAGGAACCACTTCAGTGAGCACAGCCATGACAATGACAGTATGGTGCCTGTGGGCACTTGCCCTGGAATTCCGGGGGACCACATGGTGGTCCCTCGTgaaaactcagagacccatttgGACAACTCAGAAattgaaaaaccagaaacaaatatCGAAACGGAGAAGCAGAAGTCGTTGAATGATGGGTCCACCTTCAAGGATACTTCTCCTGGGTCTCCCTTGCTAGATCCTGACGTCCAGCAGGTGCTGGAGACTCATGTTTCAAAACACCTGGTGAGGCACAGATGGATCTTGCCCCTCAGAGGCCTCAGGGCCCTACAACTCTTCAAGGTGAACAAGGCTGTAGCTTTGTCACTTCCACAACCCCCAAGTCCCTCTCAGACATCTTTGAAATCTAGGGATGACTCTGTTACAAAAATTGCTGCTGTCCTGGGAGACCCTTTTCAGAAAGGTTCAGAAGGagatctgaaaagaaaaacagttttccagagtcaaacccctccctctgccctcaacCTTGAATTTCCAAGTGGAACTCGTCCTAGTGACAAATTATGCCCCTCTGAGTCCCCTACAAATGTCCAGAAGAGCAGAGTGGCTTCCTTGTACAGGACACGCAGCCTTGTAGTCAGAGACCGGCACAGCGACACAGTTCTAGGACCTCGGAATGACAACCCAGTGCCAGGTCCAAACCTACTCAAGAGTGACCATGCCTCACAGGAGAGTGAGGGTGCAGATTTAGACCTCTCCCATGGGCTGTCAGTTCAGGGGACCATTGTAGACGCCTGCCCAACAACTAGCAGAGATAaaagggagctggaggaggaggggtcCTGTGACTGGGCTCTCAatgcagaagccagggaaatgTCACCCACTCAGAGTAAAGAACATCTGAAAGGTATAGAATCcctgaaagtcaatgaaaaacagTCACCTTCCAGAGCCATTTCCcaggagccagaagattctgtTACTGCTGTCTTCCTGCAGGACTGTAGCACTGGCATGATCTTTCAAGACTGTGGCCCAGAGGTCCTGCTGGAGGCAGATCTCCTAGCCTCTCAGGCCTCACAGTCAGGCTTCAGGACTAGGTCCACtaccagcaaaacatcctccaggGACATGTACCCTTACTTTTCAAGAGGAGGGAATGTGCCCAAGAATATTAAATCTGAAGAACCATGGACTAGCCATATCTATGATCTAACTAAATACAAAGAGGGCTTTAGGGGCCCCAGGCAAGATAGACACCTTTCACAGACGAGACCTGCCCAAGCCTGCTGGTCAGATACTCGTGAAAACAATCCCTCCTCTCTACCAGAAAAAACATTTGGGGACAGGATAAAAAGTTTTATGACACACATTATGTCAAGTAAAAGTAAAGCTCAGGAGAACTTCCTGCACAAACACAAGGCCTCATCAGTCACTTCCCTAAGTCAAGGCTCAGTCATGAGCAGGGTGTTTCTGCCCCCACAGGTAGCTGAGGCTCAGGACTTAACGATCTCGGTCAGGTCTATTCTCCAGGAGAAAGTGGGGGTTGGCCATGCCAGGACAGCCTCAAAGAAAAGTTTGCACAAAGACCCACCCCAGGCTCCTATGggcaggcatgtctgcctccacaggactgccactgcagaaagacacgaaacacaaggaaacactcccaaggtacacagccaaccttccacagacaaatggatggactaCACCTGCCAGGTCCAGCTGCTCAGAGAGTCTGTGATCAGAACTCAAGCCTGTCAGCACAGGTTACAGCCACCATGTTTCCCAGGCACCCCGGTCTACTCTCCGTGGCACTGCCTGTGTAGAAGTGAGCTGTCTAGAAAAGCAAAAGCTTTTCTACACCTATCGGGATAG